From Choristoneura fumiferana chromosome 7, NRCan_CFum_1, whole genome shotgun sequence, the proteins below share one genomic window:
- the LOC141429708 gene encoding uncharacterized protein isoform X1 translates to MIRLATVATSSLNPNTSNPLNIAARKNDFQNVHRLLKKINPNCVDNRGWTCLHEAAAYDSYQSLILILKHPDCRPLAETHEGHTALYLACKHQCSIQTIKALLNSAEDIANYGSTEGVTPLHVASTQGRVEVIQLLIDYGAMIDVQDFDGDTPLHDAALGGQYDSVVTLLHAGADAGTRNEAECTPLHTACLKGGFNITQALLPFIDNINQTTVEGDTALILAIQADSVEIVNYLLENGADPNIKNKNGEMALDIALFLGHDELFNLLLNVTDKTKINMDCVLIACKPHYFKLRTLEGLLNHGLDPEFFHFNEAFYITVEKIGGIQPIYEYNAPLNSYFNICEYIYNTSIENFTKFFYIFLMNGVSVNAVHRHECPPLVYIHYSGHSLCFQDVFKILIEHNCNVDYSSVALDISQECCLPDAFIASLTSDPLTISVMLPYSLHCEPDQLLSFDTGVLNRMPLQGQKRLLGIIDNSLIDITVESLPFHILPLKHLCRLKIRSLLRKTGVKTTEKFLQTVDCLPLPYLLKNYLRYM, encoded by the exons ATGATACGACTAGCGACAGTAGCgactag TTCATTAAATCCCAACACATCAAACCCATTGAACATAGCTGCTAGAAAGAATGACTTCCAAAATGTTCATCGCTTGCTAAAAAAGATAAACCCCAATTGTGTTGACAACAGAGGCTGGACCTGCCTTCATGAAGCGGCTGCATATGACAGTTACCAGAgtttaatacttattttaaagcATCCAGATTGCAGGCCGCTAGCGGAAACACATGAAGGTCACACAGCACTTTACCTAGCTTGCAAACATCAATGTTCCATACAGACTATCAAAGCATTACTGAACAGTGCTGAAGACATAGCAAATTATGGCAGCACAGAGGGTGTCACACCTTTGCATGTTGCCAGTACTCAAGGAAGAGTAGAAGTAATACAGTTGTTGATAGATTATGGTGCTATGATAGATGTCCAGGATTTTGATGGGGACACACCATTACATGATGCAGCGTTAGGGGGGCAGTATGATTCAGTTGTCACATTATTACATGCTGGTGCAGATGCAGGCACAAGAAATGAGGCTGAATGCACTCCTCTTCATACAGCATGTTTAAAAGGAGGCTTTAATATTACACAGGCTTTGCTTCCCTTTATTGACAATATTAATCAAACCACTGTGGAAGGAGACACAGCTCTTATACTTGCTATACAAGCAGACAGTGTAGAAATTGTTAATTATCTTCTAGAAAATGGAGCTGatccaaatataaaaaataaaaatggcgaaATGGCTCTAGATATAGCCTTGTTCTTGGGTCACGATGAATTATTCAATTTGCTTTTGAATGTGACAGACAAAACCAAGATTAATATGGATTGTGTACTTATAGCTTGTAAACCGCATTACTTCAAGCTGCGGACATTGGAAGGGCTCTTAAACCATGGACTTGATCCAGAATTCTTCCATTTTAATGAAGCATTTTATATAACTGTGGAAAAAATAGGTGGTATTCAACCAATCTACGAGTATAATGCACCATTAAATTCATACTTCAACATCTGCGAATACATATATAATACATCAATTGAGAATTTCACCAAgttcttttatatatttttgatgaatgGGGTCTCTGTTAATGCTGTGCATAGACATGAATGTCCACCGCTGGTGTACATACACTATAGTGGGCACAGCTTATGTTTTCAAGAT GTATTCAAAATACTCATAGAACACAACTGCAATGTGGATTACTCGAGCGTTGCCTTAGATATAAGTCAAGAGTGCTGTCTCCCTGACGCCTTTATCGCGTCATTAACTTCGGACCCATTGACTATCTCAGTCATGCTTCCATACAGTCTGCACTGCGAACCTGATCAGCTGCTCTCTTTTGACACTGGAGTCTTAAACAGGATGCCACTGCAA GGTCAAAAACGATTACTCGGAATTATAGACAATTCTTTGATAGACATTACAGTAGAATCGCTGCCTTTTCACATTCTACCGTTAAAACATTTATGCAGATTGAAAATACGGAGCCTTTTAAGGAAAACAGGAGTAAAAACTACTGAGAAGTTCCTTCAAACTGTTGATTGTTTACCTTTGCCTTACTTATTGAAAAATTACTTAAGATATATGTGA
- the LOC141429708 gene encoding uncharacterized protein isoform X2, with translation MDFSSLNPNTSNPLNIAARKNDFQNVHRLLKKINPNCVDNRGWTCLHEAAAYDSYQSLILILKHPDCRPLAETHEGHTALYLACKHQCSIQTIKALLNSAEDIANYGSTEGVTPLHVASTQGRVEVIQLLIDYGAMIDVQDFDGDTPLHDAALGGQYDSVVTLLHAGADAGTRNEAECTPLHTACLKGGFNITQALLPFIDNINQTTVEGDTALILAIQADSVEIVNYLLENGADPNIKNKNGEMALDIALFLGHDELFNLLLNVTDKTKINMDCVLIACKPHYFKLRTLEGLLNHGLDPEFFHFNEAFYITVEKIGGIQPIYEYNAPLNSYFNICEYIYNTSIENFTKFFYIFLMNGVSVNAVHRHECPPLVYIHYSGHSLCFQDVFKILIEHNCNVDYSSVALDISQECCLPDAFIASLTSDPLTISVMLPYSLHCEPDQLLSFDTGVLNRMPLQGQKRLLGIIDNSLIDITVESLPFHILPLKHLCRLKIRSLLRKTGVKTTEKFLQTVDCLPLPYLLKNYLRYM, from the exons ATGGATTTCAGTTCATTAAATCCCAACACATCAAACCCATTGAACATAGCTGCTAGAAAGAATGACTTCCAAAATGTTCATCGCTTGCTAAAAAAGATAAACCCCAATTGTGTTGACAACAGAGGCTGGACCTGCCTTCATGAAGCGGCTGCATATGACAGTTACCAGAgtttaatacttattttaaagcATCCAGATTGCAGGCCGCTAGCGGAAACACATGAAGGTCACACAGCACTTTACCTAGCTTGCAAACATCAATGTTCCATACAGACTATCAAAGCATTACTGAACAGTGCTGAAGACATAGCAAATTATGGCAGCACAGAGGGTGTCACACCTTTGCATGTTGCCAGTACTCAAGGAAGAGTAGAAGTAATACAGTTGTTGATAGATTATGGTGCTATGATAGATGTCCAGGATTTTGATGGGGACACACCATTACATGATGCAGCGTTAGGGGGGCAGTATGATTCAGTTGTCACATTATTACATGCTGGTGCAGATGCAGGCACAAGAAATGAGGCTGAATGCACTCCTCTTCATACAGCATGTTTAAAAGGAGGCTTTAATATTACACAGGCTTTGCTTCCCTTTATTGACAATATTAATCAAACCACTGTGGAAGGAGACACAGCTCTTATACTTGCTATACAAGCAGACAGTGTAGAAATTGTTAATTATCTTCTAGAAAATGGAGCTGatccaaatataaaaaataaaaatggcgaaATGGCTCTAGATATAGCCTTGTTCTTGGGTCACGATGAATTATTCAATTTGCTTTTGAATGTGACAGACAAAACCAAGATTAATATGGATTGTGTACTTATAGCTTGTAAACCGCATTACTTCAAGCTGCGGACATTGGAAGGGCTCTTAAACCATGGACTTGATCCAGAATTCTTCCATTTTAATGAAGCATTTTATATAACTGTGGAAAAAATAGGTGGTATTCAACCAATCTACGAGTATAATGCACCATTAAATTCATACTTCAACATCTGCGAATACATATATAATACATCAATTGAGAATTTCACCAAgttcttttatatatttttgatgaatgGGGTCTCTGTTAATGCTGTGCATAGACATGAATGTCCACCGCTGGTGTACATACACTATAGTGGGCACAGCTTATGTTTTCAAGAT GTATTCAAAATACTCATAGAACACAACTGCAATGTGGATTACTCGAGCGTTGCCTTAGATATAAGTCAAGAGTGCTGTCTCCCTGACGCCTTTATCGCGTCATTAACTTCGGACCCATTGACTATCTCAGTCATGCTTCCATACAGTCTGCACTGCGAACCTGATCAGCTGCTCTCTTTTGACACTGGAGTCTTAAACAGGATGCCACTGCAA GGTCAAAAACGATTACTCGGAATTATAGACAATTCTTTGATAGACATTACAGTAGAATCGCTGCCTTTTCACATTCTACCGTTAAAACATTTATGCAGATTGAAAATACGGAGCCTTTTAAGGAAAACAGGAGTAAAAACTACTGAGAAGTTCCTTCAAACTGTTGATTGTTTACCTTTGCCTTACTTATTGAAAAATTACTTAAGATATATGTGA